GTCGGCGATGGTGGTGTCCTCGGTCTCACCTGACCGGTGGCTCATCATCGTCTTGTAGCTGTTGTTGTGTGCCAGCGCGACCGCGTCGAGCGTCTCGGTGAGCGATCCGATCTGGTTCACCTTCACCAACAGGGCGTTGGCGACACCCTCGGAGATGCCCCGTTCGAGGCGTTCGGGATTGGTGACGAAGAGGTCGTCGCCGACGAGCTGCACCTTGTCGCCGATCGCCTCGGTCAACGCGGCCCAGCCGGCCCAGTCGTCCTCGGCCAGACCGTCCTCGATGGAGACGATCGGGTAGTCGGTGACCAGCTTCTCGAAGAAGGCGATCATGTCGGCCGACGAGCGGTCCTTCTTCTCCAAGTTGTAGACGTCGTTGGAGAAGAACTCCGTCGCGGCGGCGTCCAGTGCCACAACGACGTCCTGGCCGAACTTGTAGCCGGCCTTCTCGACAGCCTCGCCGATCGCCGCGAGCGCGGCCTCGGTGTGCGGCAGGTCGGGGGCGAAGCCGCCCTCATCACCGAGTGCGGTGTTCATGCCCTGCTTGTGCAGCACCGACTTCAGTGCGTGATACACCTCGGCACCACACCGCACGGCCTCCTTGAACGTCGGCGCACCGACGGGCGCGATCATGAACTCCTGGAAATCGATCCCGTTGTCGGCATGCTCACCACCGTTGATGATGTTCATCATCGGCACCGGCAGGATGTGCGCGTTCGGTCCGCCGAGGTAACGGAACAGCGGTAGACCCGCCGACTCCGCGGCACCCTTGGCCACCGCCAGCGACACACCGAGGATCGCGTTCGCACCGATCCGCCCCTTGTCGGGGGTGCCGTCGCAGTCCAACAGCGCCTGATCCACGAGGCGCTGATCCTCGGCCTCGAGACCGATGACCGCCGGGGCGAGTTCGCCGAGGACGCCTTCGACGGCCTTGGTCACGCCTTTCCCGAGGTAACGCTCACCACCGT
This sequence is a window from Gordonia insulae. Protein-coding genes within it:
- the eno gene encoding phosphopyruvate hydratase — its product is MAMIEQVGAREILDSRGNPTVEVEVVLDDGTFTRAAVPSGASTGEHEAVELRDGGERYLGKGVTKAVEGVLGELAPAVIGLEAEDQRLVDQALLDCDGTPDKGRIGANAILGVSLAVAKGAAESAGLPLFRYLGGPNAHILPVPMMNIINGGEHADNGIDFQEFMIAPVGAPTFKEAVRCGAEVYHALKSVLHKQGMNTALGDEGGFAPDLPHTEAALAAIGEAVEKAGYKFGQDVVVALDAAATEFFSNDVYNLEKKDRSSADMIAFFEKLVTDYPIVSIEDGLAEDDWAGWAALTEAIGDKVQLVGDDLFVTNPERLERGISEGVANALLVKVNQIGSLTETLDAVALAHNNSYKTMMSHRSGETEDTTIADLAVACSCGQIKTGAPARSERVAKYNQLLRIEEGLGDAARYAGDLAFPRFSFGS